The DNA region GCCACGAGCTTATCCACGGCCTTCTGGATGGTTTCTTTGGGTACGTAGCCGACAATCTGCTCTTTGACCACTCCATCCTTGAAAATGAGCAAGGTCGGGATGCCACGGACGCCGTAGCGGCCGGGGGTGGCGCAGTTCTTATCCACGTCCATTTTGACGACCTTCAGTTTACCCTCATAGTTTTGCGCGATTTCATCCACTACGGGCGCAAGCGCCTTGCAGGGGCCG from Terriglobales bacterium includes:
- the trxA gene encoding thioredoxin encodes the protein MAGNAVFEVTDGNFEQEVLKSSQPVMIDFWAAWCGPCKALAPVVDEIAQNYEGKLKVVKMDVDKNCATPGRYGVRGIPTLLIFKDGVVKEQIVGYVPKETIQKAVDKLVAQATQAVKAEA